The Lysobacter panacisoli genome includes a window with the following:
- a CDS encoding Fe2+-dependent dioxygenase, protein MIRVLPNVLSAAELNAVRELLPQVRFADGRITNPESTIKQNLQAPQDDPANQRIALIARDALMRYPDLRVFAHPRTMARTTVVRYEPGMNYGWHVDEALFPSQPPIRSDLSCTVFLNDPADYDGGELTIQLGAQELSYKLEPGSAILYPSTTIHRVTPVTRGVRIAAITWLQSWVADSNRRELLIQLEEARALAASGGDRQRLQVLLESLRTNLFRMWADT, encoded by the coding sequence ATGATCCGAGTCCTGCCCAATGTGCTCTCCGCCGCCGAGCTCAACGCCGTGCGCGAGCTGCTTCCGCAGGTGCGCTTCGCCGACGGGCGCATCACCAATCCCGAATCGACGATCAAGCAGAACCTGCAAGCGCCACAGGACGACCCGGCCAACCAGCGCATCGCGCTGATCGCGCGCGACGCGCTGATGCGCTATCCGGACCTGCGCGTGTTCGCGCATCCGCGCACGATGGCGCGCACCACCGTCGTGCGCTACGAGCCCGGGATGAACTACGGCTGGCACGTCGACGAGGCGCTGTTCCCGTCGCAGCCGCCGATCCGCAGCGATCTGTCGTGCACGGTGTTCCTCAACGATCCCGCCGACTACGACGGCGGCGAACTCACCATCCAGCTCGGCGCGCAGGAGCTGTCGTACAAGCTCGAACCCGGCAGCGCGATCCTGTATCCCTCCACCACGATCCATCGCGTCACGCCGGTGACGCGCGGCGTGCGCATCGCGGCGATCACCTGGCTGCAGAGCTGGGTGGCCGACAGCAACCGCCGCGAACTGCTGATACAGCTGGAAGAAGCGCGCGCACTCGCCGCGAGCGGTGGCGATCGGCAACGCCTGCAGGTGTTGCTCGAATCGCTGCGCACCAACCTTTTCCGGATGTGGGCCGACACATAG
- a CDS encoding hybrid sensor histidine kinase/response regulator has product MAIAAGNSGRILVVDDQSVNLRVVGTLLARQGYEVISAGSGEEALQRYVETPPDLILLDMMMPGMDGFDVLAALHELGPLQVPVVFVTAAHDRDLLLRAFDAGVVDYVTKPFLPEELLARVNAHVGLKLTRDRLERVAREREELVNLVAHDLKNPLSSVVFAAELLRSGLCKSERIPRYLQMIHESADDALGYIRHYLESQAEAEPREEDILLERADLGETLDWLLQRYEMQLEARGIRVELHPPPVPAQVCIHPRVLRQVAENLVTNAMKYAPGTELLLSARVGAPGYWQLIVADRGPGIPPERQRELFKPFVRLHDDAEDNGLSSGLGLSLAKRIIAGAGGQLWYEPRRRGGARFIIELPEAPSPAFA; this is encoded by the coding sequence ATGGCCATAGCCGCAGGCAATTCGGGCCGGATCCTGGTCGTCGACGACCAGAGCGTGAACCTGCGCGTCGTCGGCACGCTGCTGGCCCGGCAGGGTTACGAAGTGATCTCCGCCGGCAGCGGCGAGGAAGCGCTGCAGCGCTACGTGGAAACCCCGCCCGACCTGATCCTGCTGGACATGATGATGCCCGGCATGGACGGCTTCGACGTGCTGGCCGCGCTGCATGAACTGGGTCCGCTGCAGGTGCCGGTGGTGTTCGTCACCGCCGCGCACGACCGCGACCTGCTGCTGCGCGCCTTCGACGCCGGCGTCGTCGATTACGTCACCAAGCCCTTCCTGCCCGAGGAACTGCTGGCGCGCGTCAACGCGCACGTCGGCCTCAAGCTCACGCGCGACCGACTCGAACGCGTGGCGCGTGAGCGCGAGGAACTGGTCAACCTGGTCGCGCACGATCTGAAGAATCCGCTCAGCAGCGTGGTGTTCGCCGCCGAACTGCTGCGCAGCGGGCTGTGCAAGTCCGAGCGCATCCCGCGCTACCTTCAGATGATCCACGAGAGCGCCGACGACGCGCTCGGTTACATCCGCCATTACCTGGAAAGTCAGGCCGAGGCCGAGCCGCGCGAGGAAGACATCCTGCTCGAGCGCGCCGATCTCGGCGAGACGCTGGACTGGCTGCTGCAGCGCTACGAGATGCAGCTGGAAGCGCGCGGCATCCGCGTCGAACTGCATCCGCCGCCGGTGCCGGCGCAGGTGTGCATCCACCCGCGCGTGCTGCGCCAGGTCGCCGAGAACCTCGTCACCAACGCAATGAAGTACGCGCCGGGTACGGAGCTGCTGCTGAGTGCACGCGTCGGCGCACCGGGCTACTGGCAGCTGATCGTCGCCGACCGTGGGCCGGGCATTCCGCCCGAACGCCAGCGCGAACTGTTCAAGCCGTTCGTGCGCCTGCACGACGACGCCGAGGACAACGGCCTGTCGAGCGGACTGGGCCTGTCGCTGGCCAAGCGCATCATTGCCGGCGCGGGTGGGCAGCTGTGGTACGAACCGCGACGCCGTGGCGGCGCCCGGTTCATCATCGAACTGCCCGAAGCGCCGTCGCCCGCGTTCGCCTGA
- a CDS encoding DMT family transporter translates to MTSSVPATDAHAANTRRVGLALAATGAVLFSAKAILAKFQYRHGIDALDVLALRMLLSLPLFVALGVRESLRPGHARITRRDFGRILVLGVLGYYLSSLFDFWGLEYVPVSLERLILFLNPTFVLLIGVFAFKRKVARREWVALAVSYAGVAFVFVENLRVQGDHVLFGSALVLLAALSYALYLSMSGQLISRIGSLRLVALAMCVSTAATLLHYVIARDPTRLLHLSPEVYGLAAINAVFCTFLPVTFTMGAVARLGAGTAAQLSVLGPVSLVFLGAWLLGEAITPIQLIGTAVVLGGVLLLTRPGANSVPVAPPR, encoded by the coding sequence ATGACATCGTCCGTACCCGCTACCGATGCGCACGCCGCGAACACGCGTCGCGTCGGCCTCGCGCTCGCCGCAACCGGCGCGGTGCTCTTTTCGGCCAAGGCGATCCTGGCGAAGTTCCAGTACCGCCACGGCATCGATGCACTCGACGTGCTGGCGCTGCGCATGCTGCTGTCGTTGCCGCTGTTCGTCGCGCTCGGCGTGCGCGAATCGCTGCGCCCGGGCCATGCACGCATCACGCGCCGCGACTTCGGCCGGATCCTGGTGCTGGGCGTGCTCGGCTACTACCTCTCCAGCCTGTTCGATTTCTGGGGACTGGAATACGTCCCGGTGTCGCTGGAGCGGCTGATCCTGTTCCTCAATCCGACCTTCGTGCTGCTGATCGGCGTGTTCGCGTTCAAGCGCAAGGTCGCGCGGCGCGAGTGGGTCGCGCTGGCGGTGAGCTACGCAGGCGTGGCCTTCGTGTTCGTCGAAAACCTGCGCGTGCAGGGCGACCATGTGCTGTTCGGCAGCGCGCTGGTGCTGTTGGCGGCGCTGAGCTACGCGCTGTACCTGTCGATGTCGGGACAGCTGATCTCGCGCATCGGATCGCTGCGGCTGGTCGCGCTGGCGATGTGCGTATCCACGGCAGCGACGCTGCTGCATTACGTCATCGCGCGCGATCCGACGCGACTTCTGCACCTCTCGCCGGAGGTGTACGGCCTGGCCGCGATCAACGCGGTGTTCTGCACGTTCCTGCCGGTGACGTTCACGATGGGTGCCGTCGCGCGGCTGGGCGCGGGAACGGCAGCGCAGCTCTCCGTGCTGGGGCCGGTATCGCTGGTGTTTCTCGGCGCATGGCTGCTGGGCGAGGCGATCACGCCGATCCAGCTGATCGGTACGGCCGTGGTGCTCGGCGGCGTTCTCCTGCTGACGCGACCGGGCGCGAACTCGGTGCCGGTGGCGCCGCCGCGCTGA
- a CDS encoding aldo/keto reductase, producing the protein MRPTLRPIGRSALRVAPFAFGGNVLGWSVDEAEAFALLDAFVDTGFDLVDTADSYSYWVPGNEGGESETILGRWFRRSGKRDRVTLATKVGKWERHRGLAPATVQAAVEGSLRRLQTDVIDLYQAHQDDPDTPLADTLGAFARLIEQGKVRAIGASNYEAARLAEALDTSERLGLPRYECLQPHYNLYDRAGFEAELEPLARERGIAVIPYYALASGFLSGKYRSADDLGKSAARAGAVSRYLEPRGLRILQALDDVAADHRATPAQVALAWLMAQPAVTAPIASATSVVQLHELLAAARLSLTQENLAQLDGASAP; encoded by the coding sequence ATGCGTCCGACCCTTCGCCCCATCGGTCGATCCGCCCTGCGGGTGGCGCCTTTCGCGTTCGGCGGCAACGTGCTGGGCTGGAGCGTGGATGAGGCGGAGGCCTTCGCCCTGCTCGATGCCTTCGTCGACACCGGTTTCGACCTGGTCGACACCGCCGATTCCTACTCGTACTGGGTGCCCGGCAACGAGGGCGGCGAATCGGAGACGATCCTCGGCCGCTGGTTCCGCCGCAGCGGCAAGCGCGACCGGGTCACGCTTGCGACCAAGGTCGGTAAGTGGGAACGCCACCGCGGCCTCGCCCCGGCCACGGTGCAGGCGGCGGTCGAGGGTTCGCTGCGTCGCCTGCAGACCGACGTCATCGATCTCTATCAGGCCCACCAGGACGATCCCGACACGCCGCTCGCCGACACCCTGGGTGCATTCGCGCGGCTGATCGAACAGGGCAAGGTGCGCGCGATCGGCGCGTCCAACTACGAAGCCGCCCGCCTGGCCGAAGCGCTGGACACCTCCGAACGCCTCGGCCTGCCGCGCTACGAATGCCTGCAACCGCACTACAACCTGTACGACCGCGCCGGCTTCGAGGCGGAGCTGGAACCGCTGGCGCGCGAACGTGGCATCGCGGTGATCCCGTACTACGCTTTGGCCAGCGGTTTCCTCAGCGGCAAGTACCGCAGCGCGGACGACCTGGGCAAGAGCGCCGCGCGCGCCGGCGCCGTGAGTCGCTACCTCGAACCGCGCGGCCTGCGCATTCTGCAGGCGCTGGACGACGTCGCCGCCGATCATCGCGCCACTCCGGCGCAGGTCGCGCTGGCCTGGCTGATGGCGCAGCCGGCCGTCACCGCGCCCATCGCCAGCGCCACCAGCGTCGTGCAGCTGCACGAACTGCTCGCCGCCGCGCGCCTGTCGCTCACGCAGGAGAACCTCGCCCAGCTCGATGGAGCGAGCGCGCCATGA
- a CDS encoding sulfotransferase, giving the protein MPPLDAEYLPFKLDPIARRVLWLRLNAQQRREAAFLDDRAIPPRADGAWRPLESLIEHNDGDDAPPAHAIFHIGHCGSTLLSRLLDSWPDVQGLREPLPLRTLAEAWPLLDSPQSRLSPRQADDLLRALWRTWSRALSPQRRSIVKATSGCNGLVAALLAQQPAMRVVLLDMPLRPYLATLLKAPASMHDAAAAAGERLRDLHARGIARDVALHALSLPQQCAMGWLAERLRFCALAQGEHAGRVLRVDFETLLAQPERELRRVAAHFDLDVARVEDALASDEWNRYSKATAHGYGRDDRAHDLALSMQQNAAAIADGEDWVARWSPTPHRATV; this is encoded by the coding sequence ATGCCGCCTCTCGACGCCGAGTACCTGCCCTTCAAGCTGGACCCGATCGCGCGCCGCGTGCTGTGGCTGCGGTTGAATGCGCAGCAGCGTCGCGAGGCCGCGTTCCTCGACGATCGTGCGATCCCGCCGCGCGCCGATGGTGCGTGGCGGCCGCTTGAATCGCTGATCGAACACAACGACGGTGACGACGCGCCGCCCGCGCATGCGATCTTCCACATCGGACATTGCGGCTCGACGCTGCTGAGCCGGTTGCTCGACAGCTGGCCCGACGTGCAAGGCCTGCGCGAGCCGCTGCCGCTGCGCACCCTGGCCGAGGCATGGCCGCTGCTCGACTCGCCGCAGTCGCGACTGTCGCCACGACAGGCCGACGACCTTCTGCGCGCGCTGTGGCGAACGTGGTCGCGCGCGCTGTCGCCACAGCGACGCAGCATCGTCAAGGCCACCAGCGGTTGCAACGGACTGGTCGCCGCTTTACTCGCACAACAGCCGGCGATGCGCGTGGTCCTGCTCGACATGCCGCTACGCCCGTACCTGGCGACGCTGCTGAAGGCGCCGGCCTCGATGCATGACGCCGCCGCTGCCGCCGGCGAACGCCTGCGCGACCTGCACGCGCGCGGCATCGCGCGCGACGTCGCGCTGCATGCACTGTCGCTGCCGCAGCAGTGCGCGATGGGATGGCTGGCCGAGCGCCTGCGCTTCTGTGCACTCGCGCAGGGCGAACATGCCGGACGTGTGCTGCGCGTCGATTTCGAGACGCTGCTCGCGCAGCCGGAGCGGGAACTCCGTCGTGTCGCCGCGCACTTCGACCTCGATGTCGCGCGTGTGGAAGACGCGCTCGCGTCGGACGAATGGAATCGCTATTCCAAGGCGACCGCACACGGCTACGGCCGCGACGATCGCGCGCACGACCTCGCATTGTCGATGCAGCAGAATGCCGCTGCGATTGCCGATGGTGAGGACTGGGTCGCGCGCTGGTCGCCGACTCCACATCGCGCGACCGTCTGA